GTTCGTTTTTGACAGCGCTGTGGTCGGATTCGGCCTGCTCATGCGCGGGGTTCCGCAGGCGGAGAAGCTCAATCACGGCCTCGTCCTTGCCCTGGCGGAGAAATCCAAAGGCAAGGACCCTACCGGGGACTGCGCCCGCTTCATCCGCATGGTCAAAGAAGCTGCCAGCGCCGCCGGGCTGTGAGCCAGGTGGGTTGAGGGATGCGTGGATGAATGGATTGATGGATGCCTCAGGCAGCTACCGAGGCGTGAAGCCATCGGCTTCAGCGTCCGGAGCCCCCTCAGCCGGAATCAAGGAAGCTTCGAGATCTTCCGTGAAGGCGATTAAAAGCGGGGATTCAGACTCGTAAACCTTAGCCGTGTCACTTGCATCAGGGGAGGGGATTAAGGTAGAATATGAGTATGGGCCTCATTTTCTTCTGCGCAGGTGTCTTTCTGGTCTTATCGATCCTGACGCTCATTTCCGTTGTGAAACGGAACGCCCGACCCCGCTCAGCTCCGCGGCGGAGACAGCCGGTGGATACCACGCCACCTTTTTGGCCTTCGGATGGCGGAGTTTTCATGGCTCCGGCGGAGAGTGGTCATGCCTCCTCGCCTCATGGACATTGGGGGGACACTGGTTCTCACACGCATCACGCTTCGTCGCATCACGACGTTTCATCGGGCTACGGGGATTGCGGTAGCAGCAGTTTCGACAGCGGAGGGAGCTTTGACAGTGGTGGAAGCGATGGGGGTTCGGATGGAGGCGGAAGCTGTGACTGACCTGATGCGGCGAGCTCGCTCCTGTAGGATTGACTAAATCTGCCTTTACCAAAAGCTCGAAGCCCCTAATGTGACGGATCATGCACGATCCACGCGTTGACCAGCTCGCTCGCCAACTTGTCCGTTACTCCACTCAGGTTAAGAAAGGAGATTTCGTCTGGATCGATTGTTTCGATGTGCCCGGTTATGTGGCCCAGTCGCTGATCCGTGCCGTGGTGGAGGCAAAAGGCCGCCCGATCGTGAAGCTGCATGACACCACGGTCACTCGTGAGCTGATGATCCATGCGGATGAGGTCCAGTATGACGTGATGGCGGAGAACTACCTCGACCTCATGAAGAAGATGGACTGCTACATCGCTGTGCGTGGCAGCCATAACATCACCGAGAATAGTGATGTGCCGCCGGAGAAGATGAAGATGGTCATGTCGAAGATGCGCCCTTTCCAAAACGAGCGCGTCAACAACACCCGCTGGTGCGTGCTGCGCTGGCCTACCAGTGCTATGGCTCAGCAGGCGGGCATGAGCACGCAGGCCTTCGAGGACTTTTTCTTCAAAGTTTGTTTGCTGGATTACGCCGCCCTCATCCCGGCTATGAACTCGCTGAAAAAGCTCATGGATAAGGCCAAGGAAGTGCACATCACCGGTCCAGGTACGGATCTGCGCTTCAGTCTCAAGGGTCTGAAATCCATCGTCTGTGGTGGCCGTCATAACATCCCGGATGGAGAAGTCTTCAGCGCACCCGTGAAGGATAGCGTGGAGGGCGTGATCAGCTACAATGCGCCGACCATTTACCAAGGCATCGCCTTCGACTCCGTGAAGCTGGAGTTTTCTAAGGGCAAGATCATCAATGCCACGGCGAACAATACCGAGGCCATCAATAAGATCCTCGATAGCGATGAAGGCGCTCGCTACATCGGCGAATTCGCCATTGGCTTTAACCGGGAAATCCGCGAGCCGATGCGTGACATCCTGTTCGATGAAAAGATCGCCGGAAGCTTCCACTTCACCCCAGGGCAAGCCTACGAAGGCATCGCCGATAACGGCAATCGCAGCCAAGTGCATTGGGATCTGGTGAATATCCAGCGCCCCGACTATGGCGGCGGTGAAATCCACTTCGATGGCCTACTCATCCGCAAGAACGGTAAGTTTGTCCTGCCTGAGCTACAGCCGCTGAATTGATACCGGATCGATGCCTCTAAGGCTGTGGCATGAATCAATGCCGCAAGCCGCCTAACTGAAGCGGCTCAGGGCCGGAGCCCCGCCTTCAGGCGGAATCGGAGGAGTTTGGTAACATCCCCCGAAACTGCCTAAAAGCAGGCGGGTCAACACCTAGATCCACGGCTTCCAGCCGACGGCTTCAAACCAGGACTGAGCAAACAAGGCACCAGGCTGAGACGCCCACTCACGCAGGATGAAGGCTCCGGCTTGCTGATCATTTTGCTCAAGCTGAGTGGCGATGAAGTCTGCAATCAACCTTGTAGAAGGGGAGATCTCATAACTGGCCGAAGGGGTCACATGATGGAACCCCGTGGCCCGTAACCATGCGCCGAGCTTACGCCCGGCCAGGACATCACTGCCATTCTCCACCAGGAGATCCCGATAGGCGTTGATGGCCGCAGACACGTCACCATCCCACGGATCTAGGACAAAGCCGCCCCAGTCCGGGCTGCGCAGGGCAATAAAGGCGCCGGGTTTCATCACCCGCCGCAGCTCCATCAGCGCGGCAGTCGGTCGTGACAGGTGCTCGAACAGTGCGTGGGAAAACACCCCGTCAAACTCCGCCGCTCCAAAGGGCAGTTCGTAAACGTTGCCTTTCAAGAAGGCAGCATTCAACCCCCGCTCGGTCGCGGCTTGATTAGCCTGATCCAGCAGGGAGCCATTGTAGTCCACCCCGATGACACCCCCGGGCCGCACCCGTTCAGCGAGGCCGAGCGTGATGGAGCCGGGGCCGCAGCCGCAATCCAGCAGCCGCATGCCGGGGCGCAGCAGCGGTAGGGCAAAGGCGGCATGCGTGCCTGCGGTGCGGCGGGTCATGAGGTCCAGGCCATCCGCAGTCAGAGCCTCGATCGAGGCCTCGTTAGGGGCGTAGAAGTCGCAAAGAGGAAGAGGATTTTTCACTTGGGAGAAGAGGAGAAACGGGTGATGAGGATCACGGAGGAGAGAATGAGAGCGCCCGCGATGATCACGCTCTGGGGGATGGGCTCATGCAGGAACCACCAGCCGAGCAGCACAGCGACGAAGGGATTTACATAAGCATGGGTGGAGACGAGAGACGGCGTGCTCACCTGCAGAAGCCAGATGTAGGCGGTGTAACCCACTAAGGATCCGATGAGGGTGAGATAGACGAAGGCCCAGGCGGACGTGGCAGTGATAGCGGCGAGGTCAAACCGAGCCGGCTCACCGAGTAACACGCCTAACAGGAATTGCAGAACACCGCCACAGAACATCTGCATGCCTACGCTCAGCAGTGCGGAGTCCGGTTTTCGCGCGTGACGGGAGTAGATGGAGCCAATCGCCCAACAGATGTTTGCCCCCACCAGGATAAAGGCGGTGCTGGGCTCCGCCATGCGCTGGCCGAGCGATCCACGCCCCATCACGATGGTGACTACACCGGCTAGACCGATGATCAAACCGAGCACCACCCAGGCCGTGGGTCTTCGTCCATGCGGGCGGAGCCACTCCACCACCATGATCCAGAGCGGCACCGAGGCCACCACCAGAGCTACGACGCCGGAGGGCATGGTCTGCTGAGCCCAGACAACGCCGCCATTCCCGGCCATGAGCAACAGCGCCCCAGATGCCGTGGCATGTCCCCAGTGCCCGAGATCAGGCCGTGCCGCACCCCGCATGCTCATGACCAGATATAGAGCGCCCCCGGCCAGCATGAAGCGAGTGCCCGCCATGAGCAGAGGCGGGATGGAGTCGATAGCTAGCCGCATGCCCAGGTAGGTGGAGCCCCACACCAGATAGACCGCCGCAAACGCAGCCACGACGAGGGCCGTAGCCGGACGCGTGGGAGCGGAGCCCAGGCTGGCTGAAGAGGGGATGGAGAGGCTGGTGTTCATGTCGGGCAGGGCCCGAAAACACAGCGGGGGAAACAAAAAACCCACCGCCTATTTTCGGGGTGGGTTGGGGTAGCTGGGGTCTGTGATTGGTATCAGACGAAGCTCCTTATCCCACCTGGCCGCGCCAAGCTTTGGCGACGACCGCATGCATACGTGCACGCACGACCGGGCAGAGACCGGCGGCAGCATGAATGCATTTGGAGGAAAGAGAGTTCATCTAACACCGCATGTTTAAACGGTTGGTCAGGCTCTGTCAAGCGAAGGCATGAAACCAAGATGCGCGTGTATTGAGAGGCTGCCTGCGGGAGCTATCTTGGTATGGCTTGCGTTCGCTGATGCATCCCTCACGTGCATTTCTGCTTCCCCCTTGGGCCGATATCCGCTACCCCTGACACCCATGGCTGATACGTCCCCCGCTCCGTCCTCCTCCTCGGAACTGAAACAGACTGTCGGTGGCTGGCAGATCCTGTTTTATGGTCTCGGCTCCATGCTCGGCGCCGGCATTTATGCGCTCATCGGTAAGGCGGCTACCGATCTGGGCAATGCGGTGTGGCTAGCCTTTCTCCTGGCCATGGTGGCGGCTCTGCTCACCGGCCTGTCCTACGCCTGTGTGGGCAGCCGTTATGCCAAGGCGGGTGGGGCGTCTTATGTCACGCAGCACTCGTTACGGAAGCCCTGGCTGAGCTATGCGGTGGGCATCGCGGTGATGATGAGCGGCCTCACCAGCATGGCCACCGGCACACAGGCCATCGCGGAAAATCTGGCTAAGGCGCTTAACATGGAACTGCCAACCAAGCTGGTCGCCATCGCCCTCGTCTTCCTCGTCGGTTGCGTGATCTATCGGGGGCTGCGGGAGAGCATGTGGGCCAACATCGTCTGCACCGTGGTGGAGGCCTCCGGGCTGCTCTTCATCATTGCGGTGGGGGTGAGCTACTGGGGCAGTGTGGACTATCTGGAAACGGCGCATGACACGGCCTCGGGTGGCCCCGGCTCTGGCATCACGCTGGCCCTGGTGATGCAGGGGGCGGTGCTGACGTTCTATTCCTTCATTGGCTTTGAGGATATCCTCAATGTGAGTGAAGAGGTGAAGAATCCGCGCAGGAACATCCCCTTCGGTCTGGTGGGTGCCATGATCCTGGCCACCATCATCTACATGGCCGTGGCCATCACCGCCGTCTCCGTGCTGCCCTGGCAGGAGCTCTCCATCAGCAAGGCCCCGCTGATGGATGTGGCCAAGAAAGCCGCGCCGTGGTTCACCGGCATTGATAGCGTGTATGCCGCCATCACCATCTTTGCCATCGGCAATACGGCTCTGCTGAACTATATCATGGGCTCCCGCCTCCTCTATGGCATGAGCAAGCAGGGCCTGCTGCCTGCGCTGCTGGCCCGGGTGCATCCGGTGCGTCACTCCCCGCATGTGGCTATTGCCGTGCTGTTTGGGATCGTCACCGTCCTCATTCTCAGTGGCGGTGTGAAGCAGCTCGCGGAGTCCACCGTGCTG
The DNA window shown above is from Prosthecobacter debontii and carries:
- a CDS encoding aminopeptidase, giving the protein MHDPRVDQLARQLVRYSTQVKKGDFVWIDCFDVPGYVAQSLIRAVVEAKGRPIVKLHDTTVTRELMIHADEVQYDVMAENYLDLMKKMDCYIAVRGSHNITENSDVPPEKMKMVMSKMRPFQNERVNNTRWCVLRWPTSAMAQQAGMSTQAFEDFFFKVCLLDYAALIPAMNSLKKLMDKAKEVHITGPGTDLRFSLKGLKSIVCGGRHNIPDGEVFSAPVKDSVEGVISYNAPTIYQGIAFDSVKLEFSKGKIINATANNTEAINKILDSDEGARYIGEFAIGFNREIREPMRDILFDEKIAGSFHFTPGQAYEGIADNGNRSQVHWDLVNIQRPDYGGGEIHFDGLLIRKNGKFVLPELQPLN
- a CDS encoding methyltransferase domain-containing protein, with translation MKNPLPLCDFYAPNEASIEALTADGLDLMTRRTAGTHAAFALPLLRPGMRLLDCGCGPGSITLGLAERVRPGGVIGVDYNGSLLDQANQAATERGLNAAFLKGNVYELPFGAAEFDGVFSHALFEHLSRPTAALMELRRVMKPGAFIALRSPDWGGFVLDPWDGDVSAAINAYRDLLVENGSDVLAGRKLGAWLRATGFHHVTPSASYEISPSTRLIADFIATQLEQNDQQAGAFILREWASQPGALFAQSWFEAVGWKPWI
- a CDS encoding EamA family transporter encodes the protein MNTSLSIPSSASLGSAPTRPATALVVAAFAAVYLVWGSTYLGMRLAIDSIPPLLMAGTRFMLAGGALYLVMSMRGAARPDLGHWGHATASGALLLMAGNGGVVWAQQTMPSGVVALVVASVPLWIMVVEWLRPHGRRPTAWVVLGLIIGLAGVVTIVMGRGSLGQRMAEPSTAFILVGANICWAIGSIYSRHARKPDSALLSVGMQMFCGGVLQFLLGVLLGEPARFDLAAITATSAWAFVYLTLIGSLVGYTAYIWLLQVSTPSLVSTHAYVNPFVAVLLGWWFLHEPIPQSVIIAGALILSSVILITRFSSSPK
- a CDS encoding APC family permease produces the protein MADTSPAPSSSSELKQTVGGWQILFYGLGSMLGAGIYALIGKAATDLGNAVWLAFLLAMVAALLTGLSYACVGSRYAKAGGASYVTQHSLRKPWLSYAVGIAVMMSGLTSMATGTQAIAENLAKALNMELPTKLVAIALVFLVGCVIYRGLRESMWANIVCTVVEASGLLFIIAVGVSYWGSVDYLETAHDTASGGPGSGITLALVMQGAVLTFYSFIGFEDILNVSEEVKNPRRNIPFGLVGAMILATIIYMAVAITAVSVLPWQELSISKAPLMDVAKKAAPWFTGIDSVYAAITIFAIGNTALLNYIMGSRLLYGMSKQGLLPALLARVHPVRHSPHVAIAVLFGIVTVLILSGGVKQLAESTVLLLLTVFTIVNIALVKLKLSPNDEKGGFEVPIFVPALGALVCAALIVVRFQTALTSEDEATRTAPLIALAIIAISLVLYRALKPKEVVVEEVD